In Rattus norvegicus strain BN/NHsdMcwi chromosome 1, GRCr8, whole genome shotgun sequence, a genomic segment contains:
- the Scgb1d4 gene encoding prostatic steroid-binding protein C2 precursor, which produces MRLSLCLLTILVVCCYEANGQTLAGQVCQALQDVTITFLLNPEEELKRELEEFDAPPEAVEANLKVKRCINKIMYGDRLSMGTSLVFIMLKCDVKVWLQINFPRGRWFSEIN; this is translated from the exons ATGAGGCTGAGCCTGTGTCTTCTGACCATTCTGGTTGTTTGTTGCTATGAAG CTAATGGCCAGACCTTGGCTGGCCAGGTCTGCCAAGCTCTTCAGGATGTAACTATAACCTTCTTACTAAACCCTGAGGAAGAACTGAAGAGGGAACTTGAGGAATTTGATGCACCTCCAGAGGCTGTTGAAGCAAACCTAAAAGTGAAGCGATGTATAAATAAGATAATGTATGGAGACAGACTTTCAATGGGAACTTCATTG GTATTCATTATGTTGAAATGTGATGTGAAAGTATGGTTACAAATAAACTTTCCAAGAGGTCGTTGGTTCTCAGAAATTAACTGA